A region from the Lolium perenne isolate Kyuss_39 chromosome 4, Kyuss_2.0, whole genome shotgun sequence genome encodes:
- the LOC127348504 gene encoding uncharacterized protein, with protein sequence MGGIGGRCPISALALLVCVVLLSATMASSIRTGATDGTSAPDPTAAAAQATTDVTPPPVAVAATTPPSEPAALDDMYKDSKRKVPNGPDPIHNRRVRWGDAPAKRV encoded by the exons ATGGGTGGCATTGGTGGCCGATGCCCGATCAGTGCGCTGGCCTTGCTCGTCTGCGTGGTGCTCTTGTCGGCGACAATGGCGAGCAGCATTAGGACCGGGGCAACTGATGGCACGAGTGCTCCTGATCCAACTGCTGCCGCGGCACAAGCTACAACTGATGTCACGCCGCCTCCAGTTGCTGTCGCTGCGACAACGCCACCTTCGGAGCCGGCTGCATTGGACGATATGTACAAGGACAGCAAGAGGAAGGTGCCCAACGGCCCTGATCCGATTCACAATAG GAGAGTCAGATGGGGAGATGCACCTGCCAAGCGAGTTTAG